A window from Phycisphaeraceae bacterium encodes these proteins:
- a CDS encoding VOC family protein translates to MQLGNFSVSLAVKDLALSRAFYKKLGFREVGGDASQGWLILQNDTATIGLFHGMFERNILTFNPGWDRHCQELPNFEDVRDIERRVRESGIEPVNGADPSSTGPASFVIVDPDGNPILVDQHVPRPGA, encoded by the coding sequence ATGCAGCTCGGCAATTTCTCGGTGAGCCTCGCCGTCAAGGACCTCGCGCTCTCTCGCGCGTTCTACAAGAAGCTCGGCTTTCGCGAGGTTGGTGGCGACGCTTCGCAGGGGTGGCTCATTCTGCAGAACGACACGGCGACGATCGGCCTCTTCCACGGCATGTTCGAACGCAACATCCTCACCTTCAATCCGGGCTGGGATCGCCATTGCCAGGAACTTCCGAACTTCGAGGATGTGCGCGACATCGAGCGACGGGTGCGCGAGTCGGGCATCGAGCCCGTCAATGGCGCCGATCCATCGTCGACTGGCCCTGCCAGCTTCGTGATCGTTGATCCCGACGGGAACCCCATTCTCGTTGATCAACATGTGCCGCGACCCGGCGCGTGA